Proteins encoded within one genomic window of Chrysemys picta bellii isolate R12L10 chromosome 6, ASM1138683v2, whole genome shotgun sequence:
- the GLRX gene encoding glutaredoxin-1 has product MTQEFVQSKIKSDKVAVFIKPTCPYCQDAVKLLKKYSFKKGHLEFIDITTQDDMDGILDYFRQTTGARTVPRVYIGEVCIGGYSDLAALEEQGKLSQKLKQIGAL; this is encoded by the exons ATGACTCAGGAATTTGTGCAGAGCAAAATCAAATCTGATAAAGTGGCTGTTTTTATAAAGCCAACCTGTCCTTACTGCCAGGATGCAGTGAAACTACTCAAAAAATATTCCTTCAAGAAAGGCCACCTGGAATTCATTGACATCACCACCCAAGATGATATGGATGGCATTCTGGATTATTTCCGGCAGACAACAGGGGCAAGAACA GTCCCCCGTGTGTATATTGGAGAAGTCTGCATTGGTGGATATTCTGATCTGGCTGCTTTAGAAGAGCAGGGAAAACTCTCTCAAAAGCTAAAGCAAATTGGTGCTCTATAG